One genomic window of Luteitalea pratensis includes the following:
- a CDS encoding T6SS phospholipase effector Tle1-like catalytic domain-containing protein — protein sequence MALYAFDGTGNQDEDDNARDSNVVRFFEAYVDPGKNDDPDKDVGSLYVKGIGRMAQTLLGMGIAEAFGIGGHRRVEQAMSRLKRNLRHGDSIVDVVGFSRGAALALSFVNEIADEMPQQKVRFLGLFDVVGQFGLPGPNVNAGHRLTLPGNVEACRHAMAIHESRASFPLTRLSDKHGTAAKSLVELWFTGVHSDVGGGNRNRGLNSVALHWMFMNARRAGLPIAQDAIERNLADRTLPQKISVHKVDLEVHRSCFASDCLHASVTLVAGGQGPFRTMPASPLRHMDDEGALA from the coding sequence ATGGCGCTCTATGCATTCGACGGCACCGGCAACCAGGACGAAGACGACAACGCGCGGGATTCCAACGTCGTCCGCTTTTTCGAGGCATATGTGGACCCGGGCAAGAACGATGATCCTGACAAGGACGTCGGCAGCCTGTACGTCAAGGGTATCGGTCGGATGGCGCAGACGCTGCTTGGGATGGGCATTGCCGAAGCCTTCGGCATCGGCGGCCACCGCCGCGTCGAACAGGCGATGTCGCGGCTCAAGCGCAATCTGCGTCATGGCGACTCGATCGTGGACGTCGTCGGCTTCAGTCGCGGCGCTGCGCTGGCGCTGTCGTTCGTCAATGAAATCGCGGACGAAATGCCACAGCAGAAGGTCCGATTCCTGGGGCTGTTCGACGTCGTCGGCCAGTTCGGCCTGCCCGGTCCCAATGTCAACGCCGGGCACCGGCTCACGCTCCCCGGAAACGTCGAAGCGTGCCGGCACGCGATGGCCATTCATGAGAGCCGTGCGTCGTTCCCGCTGACTCGGCTCAGCGACAAGCACGGCACAGCGGCGAAGTCCCTTGTCGAACTGTGGTTCACGGGAGTCCACTCGGACGTGGGTGGGGGCAACCGGAACCGCGGCCTCAACTCGGTGGCCCTGCACTGGATGTTCATGAACGCCCGCCGCGCCGGGCTGCCGATCGCACAGGACGCCATCGAACGTAACCTTGCCGACCGGACGCTGCCGCAGAAGATCAGCGTTCACAAGGTGGACCTCGAGGTGCATCGATCGTGCTTCGCCAGCGACTGCCTGCACGCGAGCGTCACACTTGTCGCCGGTGGGCAGGGGCCGTTCCGGACGATGCCCGCGTCGCCGCTGAGGCACATGGACGACGAGGGCGCTCTTGCCTGA
- a CDS encoding ribbon-helix-helix domain-containing protein: protein MSTMNISLPEGLKDFVDQQVAERGYATSSEYVRELIRRDQDRLHLRGLLVAGAVSRPTRPVDAAYFERLRARVRKGAIARR, encoded by the coding sequence ATGAGCACGATGAACATCTCGCTGCCCGAGGGCCTCAAGGACTTCGTGGATCAGCAGGTGGCCGAGCGCGGGTACGCAACGAGCAGCGAATACGTGCGCGAACTCATTCGCAGGGACCAGGACCGACTCCACCTCCGTGGTCTGCTGGTCGCTGGCGCGGTGTCGCGGCCCACACGTCCGGTTGACGCCGCTTACTTCGAACGGCTGCGCGCGAGGGTGCGCAAGGGCGCTATTGCTCGCCGGTGA
- a CDS encoding TonB-dependent siderophore receptor, with translation MRRCLSIIIGCWAVLVSSSPLALAAGRLEQPDSRGMVRGRVVDSTGAAVVGAQVTVTPQPSSGPATTVTNQQGDYELATTPGAFTLRIVAGGFVDAARRVTLEAATTTTSNVALEVAGIHESVSVGAIAGYSVPAVSSATRTNTPLRDVPQAVSVVSRALIDDQRMSSMADVTRYMPGVGIAQGEGNRDTPILRGNSTTSDFFVDGVRDDVQYFRDLYNVERVEALKGPNAMIFGRGGVGGVINRVSRQANWGQAREASVQVGSWGNRRFTADVGRGLNETVAIRATGVYENSDSYRDGFNLERYGFNPTVAVRLGRDTTLTGSYEYFHDDRVADRGISSFEGRPLDVDPSTFFGDPTQSQADATVNVVSGLLEHRFNPRMTLRNRLSYGSYDKFYQNVFPGAVNSAGTAVAISAYNNATERQNVFNQTDLVFSTRTGRIGHTLLVGTEFGRQDTDNFRETGYFTGLGPNVTTVLAPIASPTINMPVEFRQGATDADNQGVTTIAAAYAQDQVALSRHVEAVVGLRYDQFDSDVTNNRIGVTFKSSDGLVSPRLGLIYKPVEPLSLYGSYSLTYLPRAGEQLASLSLTNQALDPEEFRNYEVGAKWDVLPTFGVTAAVYRLDRGNVVVPDPADPTLSLLVDAQRTRGVEVGLNGNITAAWSIAGGYAYQDGEITRSISATAQAGATLAQLPAHSVSLWNKYDFTPRLAAAVGVIYRGDVYTSTDNLVVLPNWTRVDAAVYYHLTSTIRAQINVENLLDAQYYPTAHSNTNITPGSPRAVRLALTTRF, from the coding sequence ATGCGTCGCTGTTTGTCGATCATCATCGGGTGCTGGGCAGTCCTCGTCTCCTCGTCTCCGCTCGCGCTGGCCGCCGGGCGCCTCGAACAACCCGACTCTCGTGGGATGGTCCGGGGGCGAGTCGTCGACTCGACAGGTGCGGCCGTCGTTGGCGCGCAGGTGACCGTCACACCCCAGCCCTCGAGTGGCCCAGCGACGACGGTGACCAATCAACAGGGTGACTACGAGTTGGCCACGACACCCGGCGCCTTCACACTGCGCATCGTGGCAGGCGGCTTCGTCGATGCCGCACGTCGGGTCACGCTGGAGGCCGCCACGACGACGACATCGAATGTCGCCCTGGAAGTGGCCGGGATCCATGAGTCGGTCAGTGTCGGCGCCATTGCGGGCTATTCGGTCCCGGCGGTGTCGTCTGCCACCAGGACCAACACGCCACTCCGTGACGTCCCGCAAGCCGTCAGCGTGGTCTCACGTGCACTCATCGATGACCAGCGGATGTCCAGCATGGCCGACGTGACCCGCTACATGCCGGGCGTGGGCATCGCACAGGGCGAAGGGAACCGTGATACCCCGATCCTCCGCGGGAACAGCACCACCTCGGACTTCTTCGTGGATGGCGTCCGTGATGACGTCCAGTATTTCCGCGATCTCTACAACGTCGAGCGCGTGGAAGCGTTGAAGGGACCCAACGCGATGATCTTCGGTCGCGGCGGCGTCGGCGGTGTGATCAACCGGGTCAGCCGCCAGGCCAACTGGGGGCAGGCGCGTGAAGCTTCCGTGCAGGTCGGATCCTGGGGCAACAGGCGATTCACCGCGGACGTCGGACGGGGCCTGAACGAGACGGTCGCGATTCGCGCCACCGGCGTGTACGAGAACTCGGACTCCTACCGTGACGGCTTCAATCTCGAGCGGTACGGCTTCAATCCGACTGTCGCCGTCCGCCTCGGCCGCGACACGACGTTGACTGGCAGCTACGAGTACTTCCACGACGACCGCGTTGCCGACCGCGGCATCTCGTCATTCGAGGGCCGACCGCTCGACGTGGACCCGAGCACCTTTTTTGGGGACCCAACGCAGAGCCAGGCCGATGCGACGGTCAACGTCGTGTCGGGGCTTCTGGAACACCGGTTCAACCCGCGGATGACACTGCGGAATCGGCTCAGCTACGGCTCCTACGACAAGTTCTACCAGAACGTCTTCCCCGGCGCCGTCAATAGCGCCGGCACGGCGGTCGCGATCTCGGCATACAACAACGCCACCGAGCGGCAGAACGTGTTCAACCAGACGGACCTGGTCTTCTCGACAAGGACCGGCCGGATCGGGCACACGCTCCTGGTCGGGACGGAGTTCGGCCGGCAGGACACCGACAACTTTCGTGAGACTGGCTACTTCACCGGCCTTGGCCCGAACGTCACGACCGTCCTGGCTCCGATCGCTTCGCCGACCATCAACATGCCCGTGGAGTTTCGCCAGGGCGCGACCGACGCCGACAACCAGGGAGTGACGACGATCGCGGCCGCGTATGCGCAGGATCAGGTGGCGCTTTCCAGGCACGTCGAGGCCGTCGTGGGCCTGCGCTACGACCAGTTCGATTCCGACGTGACCAACAACCGCATCGGCGTGACGTTCAAGAGCAGCGACGGCCTGGTCTCTCCTCGACTCGGCCTGATCTACAAGCCGGTTGAGCCGCTGTCCCTCTATGGCAGCTACAGCCTGACTTACCTTCCCCGGGCTGGTGAGCAACTGGCGTCCCTGTCGCTGACCAACCAGGCACTGGACCCGGAGGAATTCCGCAACTACGAAGTCGGGGCGAAGTGGGACGTCCTTCCGACGTTCGGCGTCACGGCAGCGGTGTACCGTCTCGACCGCGGCAACGTCGTGGTGCCTGATCCCGCGGATCCGACGCTGTCGCTCCTGGTCGACGCGCAGCGCACCAGGGGCGTGGAAGTCGGCCTGAACGGCAACATCACGGCTGCGTGGAGCATCGCGGGCGGCTACGCCTACCAGGACGGCGAGATCACGCGCTCGATCTCGGCGACGGCGCAGGCTGGCGCCACCCTGGCCCAGTTGCCTGCGCACTCGGTGTCGCTCTGGAACAAGTACGACTTCACGCCTCGTCTGGCTGCGGCGGTGGGCGTCATCTACCGGGGCGATGTCTACACCTCCACGGACAACCTGGTGGTGCTGCCGAACTGGACGCGCGTCGACGCCGCGGTCTACTACCACCTCACGTCGACGATTCGTGCGCAGATCAACGTCGAGAACCTGCTGGATGCGCAGTACTACCCCACGGCGCACAGCAACACCAACATCACGCCCGGTTCACCGCGTGCCGTGCGACTGGCGCTGACCACCCGCTTCTAG
- a CDS encoding mandelate racemase/muconate lactonizing enzyme family protein, producing the protein MSTGRRAFLRLSTLAGGSMASLGASASRARAGLTATQTAMPAVDSARLIETAATPVLRRELFQGPVTIASVELLKAGDQYLVRVRSQDGAVGLAAGHPDVLETTWPILTRRVAPFFVGKDARDLDALIDGVYLANSNYKWQGLPFWVPVASVEFAILDLLGLVARKPLGDLLGGVLRRDISVYRASGNRGNSPEAEIAYLQQLVAETGAHAIKFRLGARMRYDDASTRRDLAMIPLTRKTFGDAMAIHADANSSYDVATALRIGKMMQEHGFAFLEEPVPFDSYDETRAIAEALPIPVAGGEQESSLRRFRWMVEHRGVDVVQPDLFYFGGLIRSIRVARMAAVAGMPCTPHMSDGGLGYLYVAHYASCVPNAGPFQEYKGRDDSLPVASDSSTLRCVKGILTVPSGPGLGVTIDPAFVKSATAVT; encoded by the coding sequence ATGAGCACTGGACGCCGCGCGTTCCTCCGGCTGAGTACCCTCGCTGGCGGCAGCATGGCCAGTCTCGGCGCGTCCGCGTCGCGGGCCAGGGCGGGCCTTACCGCGACGCAGACCGCCATGCCAGCCGTCGATTCGGCGCGATTGATCGAGACCGCCGCAACGCCCGTATTGCGACGAGAACTGTTCCAGGGCCCGGTGACCATCGCGTCGGTCGAGTTGCTGAAGGCCGGCGATCAGTACCTGGTGCGCGTACGTTCACAGGATGGCGCGGTTGGCCTTGCCGCCGGACATCCCGACGTCCTCGAGACGACGTGGCCGATCCTGACACGACGCGTTGCGCCGTTCTTCGTCGGCAAGGACGCGCGCGATCTCGACGCCCTCATCGACGGCGTCTATCTCGCCAACTCGAACTACAAGTGGCAGGGCCTGCCGTTCTGGGTGCCTGTCGCGAGTGTCGAATTTGCCATCCTGGACCTGCTCGGACTTGTCGCGCGCAAGCCGCTAGGCGACCTTCTGGGCGGCGTCCTGCGGCGAGACATCTCGGTCTACCGCGCCAGCGGGAACCGCGGCAACTCACCGGAGGCGGAGATCGCGTACCTGCAGCAACTCGTCGCCGAAACCGGCGCGCACGCCATCAAGTTCCGTCTCGGCGCGCGCATGCGCTACGACGACGCCTCGACTCGCCGTGACCTGGCGATGATTCCGTTGACGCGCAAGACCTTCGGCGACGCGATGGCCATCCACGCCGACGCCAACAGCTCGTACGACGTCGCCACCGCCCTGCGCATCGGCAAGATGATGCAGGAGCATGGCTTCGCGTTCCTCGAGGAGCCGGTGCCGTTTGACAGCTACGACGAGACCAGGGCCATCGCCGAGGCCCTGCCCATCCCCGTAGCCGGCGGCGAACAGGAGAGCAGCCTGCGGCGATTCCGTTGGATGGTCGAGCATCGGGGCGTCGACGTCGTCCAGCCCGACCTCTTCTACTTCGGCGGGTTGATCAGGTCGATTCGCGTCGCCCGCATGGCGGCGGTCGCCGGCATGCCGTGCACGCCACACATGTCCGACGGCGGCCTCGGCTACCTCTACGTCGCGCACTACGCCTCGTGCGTGCCCAACGCAGGGCCGTTCCAGGAGTACAAGGGGCGCGACGACTCGTTGCCGGTCGCGTCCGACTCGTCGACGCTGCGCTGCGTCAAGGGCATCCTCACCGTGCCGTCCGGACCGGGCCTGGGCGTGACGATCGATCCGGCGTTCGTGAAGTCGGCGACAGCGGTGACGTGA
- a CDS encoding type II toxin-antitoxin system RelE/ParE family toxin: MSAKPLVLRALAIRDVDEAVACYVGAGGESAALGFIDALEMALSRISRHPGSGSPRHAHELNLPGLRCATVRRHPHLVFYVEVEAHVDVWRVLHGERDIPAWLMSPDTA; this comes from the coding sequence GTGAGTGCCAAGCCACTGGTCCTGCGCGCGTTGGCGATCCGCGACGTCGACGAGGCGGTGGCCTGCTACGTTGGTGCAGGCGGTGAGAGTGCCGCACTCGGGTTCATCGATGCACTCGAGATGGCGCTCTCCCGCATCAGCCGCCATCCCGGCAGCGGGTCGCCTCGCCACGCTCATGAGCTGAACCTGCCGGGGTTGCGTTGCGCCACGGTCCGTCGCCATCCGCACCTGGTCTTCTACGTCGAGGTCGAGGCTCACGTCGATGTGTGGCGCGTTCTTCACGGTGAGCGCGACATCCCGGCATGGCTGATGTCGCCTGACACCGCCTGA
- a CDS encoding DUF3616 domain-containing protein: MVDIPTRSPVFRFDPSLPKKEVAKIRDNVSAIVLDGERLWLGGDEGTAIHRMTREVSGDFGTHVSFNLQDTLGLPGPAKEEIDIEGLDVDDGYLWLIGSHSAKRKKAEDDRSISENLERLATVEADGNRFTLARVPLDDGGVPVKSHGRSTAARLEGDASANLLTKALATDLHVGRFVPVGRPGGGPGGVPSKDNGFDIEGLAISGNRVFLGLRGPVLRGWAIVVELRLEEGANGMLTLGGFGQSGRQYLKHFLQLDGLGVRDLVIQGNAILVLAGPSMDLDGPVYVYRWTDALLQGADSLTWNDDLPKVVRVPFGETKDHAEGLSLVPGTPLSLLVCYDSPAASRIVGDHGVRADVFAVA, translated from the coding sequence ATGGTGGACATTCCCACACGCTCACCGGTATTCCGATTCGACCCCTCGTTGCCCAAGAAGGAGGTCGCGAAGATCAGGGACAACGTGTCGGCCATAGTGCTCGACGGCGAGCGTCTCTGGCTCGGCGGAGATGAAGGTACGGCCATTCACCGCATGACGCGTGAGGTCTCCGGCGATTTCGGGACGCATGTCAGTTTCAACCTCCAGGACACACTCGGACTACCCGGGCCCGCCAAGGAAGAGATCGACATCGAAGGTCTCGACGTCGACGATGGCTACCTCTGGCTGATTGGCTCGCATAGCGCCAAGCGGAAGAAGGCCGAGGACGACAGGAGCATCAGCGAAAACCTCGAGCGCCTCGCGACAGTAGAGGCCGATGGCAATCGCTTCACGCTGGCCCGCGTGCCACTCGACGACGGTGGCGTGCCCGTGAAGTCGCACGGCAGGAGTACGGCGGCTCGTCTCGAGGGCGATGCCAGTGCCAACCTGCTGACGAAGGCGCTTGCGACAGACCTCCACGTTGGGCGCTTCGTGCCCGTCGGGCGGCCCGGGGGAGGCCCCGGTGGTGTGCCGAGCAAGGACAACGGTTTCGACATCGAGGGCCTTGCGATTTCGGGCAATCGCGTGTTCCTCGGGTTGCGAGGTCCGGTGCTTCGAGGGTGGGCGATCGTGGTGGAACTCCGCCTCGAGGAAGGCGCCAATGGCATGTTGACGCTCGGCGGGTTCGGTCAGTCTGGCCGGCAGTACCTGAAGCACTTCCTGCAACTCGACGGCCTCGGAGTACGCGACCTCGTAATTCAGGGCAACGCCATCCTCGTTCTCGCCGGGCCCTCGATGGACCTGGATGGACCCGTCTATGTGTACCGCTGGACCGACGCGTTGCTGCAGGGTGCAGACTCCCTGACATGGAATGACGACCTCCCGAAGGTCGTGCGCGTCCCGTTCGGCGAGACAAAAGACCACGCGGAGGGCCTGAGTCTGGTGCCAGGCACACCACTTTCGCTCCTCGTGTGCTACGACTCGCCGGCGGCATCCCGCATCGTTGGCGACCACGGTGTGCGGGCGGATGTATTTGCCGTCGCGTGA
- a CDS encoding N-acyl-D-amino-acid deacylase family protein has product MRSLLGTALIVAAALVAVHGQRAQFDLVIRGGRVVDGTGNPSFDADLGIRDGRIVVLGRATGSASRTIDATGLAVAPGFIDIHNHSDTTLLDDPDGQSMLRQGVTSMILGEGGSAAPSRRWPRFTAYFDELRRRGLSANIGSYVGSSQVWTQVHGPRAGPPDGTELEAMRRLVGEAMTDGALGLASSLSGPPGVWIDTDTLVALAEVAGQHGGRYSTHMRTEGTGVFKSVEEAVEIGRRGHLPVDIIHLKIAERTMWGQMPDLVALIAAARARGQAVEANVYPYRAGQNDLASIVPPWAHEDGATALVARLKDPSLRPRLEGEILGKVPLGDWYNHYTATGGWDGMLLVTLTNPRYRQFAGKRMSEVITSIGRPPLDVLFELLIENGGSVPTVFFHHSEEDMRYALAQPFVSIGSDGSAVNADGTVGPAHPHPRFYGTFPRVLGRYVREARLLSLEEAVRKMTSANAAKVRQFDRGLLRPGLWADVTIFDPARVLDLATFEQPQQYATGIEYVIVNGTVVIDRGTHTHARPGQILQGPGRAIDVDASRQRPMGQR; this is encoded by the coding sequence ATGCGATCGCTACTGGGAACGGCGCTCATCGTCGCCGCTGCGCTCGTGGCCGTTCACGGCCAGCGCGCGCAATTCGATCTGGTCATCCGCGGCGGCCGCGTTGTCGACGGGACGGGCAATCCGTCGTTCGATGCCGATCTCGGCATCCGGGATGGCCGCATCGTGGTCCTCGGGCGCGCGACCGGATCCGCGTCGCGCACCATCGACGCGACCGGGCTCGCCGTCGCGCCGGGCTTCATCGACATCCACAACCATTCCGATACCACGCTGCTCGACGATCCTGATGGGCAGAGCATGCTGCGCCAGGGCGTGACGTCGATGATCCTCGGCGAGGGGGGATCGGCGGCGCCTTCCAGGCGATGGCCGCGCTTCACGGCGTACTTCGACGAACTGCGGCGTCGCGGCCTCAGCGCGAACATCGGATCGTACGTGGGCTCCAGCCAGGTGTGGACCCAGGTGCACGGCCCCCGGGCCGGCCCACCCGACGGCACGGAACTGGAGGCAATGCGGCGTCTGGTCGGCGAAGCCATGACGGACGGCGCGCTCGGTCTCGCAAGCTCGTTGAGCGGGCCGCCAGGCGTCTGGATCGATACCGACACGCTGGTCGCGCTCGCGGAGGTCGCGGGCCAGCACGGCGGCCGCTACTCGACGCACATGCGCACCGAAGGCACGGGCGTCTTCAAGTCGGTCGAGGAAGCCGTCGAGATCGGGCGGCGCGGACACCTGCCGGTGGACATCATCCATCTCAAGATCGCCGAGCGGACGATGTGGGGACAGATGCCCGATCTCGTGGCGCTGATTGCGGCGGCGCGCGCGCGCGGCCAGGCCGTCGAGGCCAATGTCTATCCGTACCGCGCCGGCCAGAACGATCTGGCGAGCATCGTTCCGCCCTGGGCGCACGAAGACGGCGCCACCGCGCTGGTGGCACGGCTCAAGGATCCGTCGCTCCGCCCGCGGCTGGAAGGCGAGATCCTCGGCAAGGTGCCGCTCGGTGACTGGTACAACCATTACACGGCCACCGGCGGCTGGGACGGCATGCTGCTCGTGACACTCACGAATCCGCGCTATCGGCAGTTCGCGGGGAAGCGGATGAGCGAGGTGATCACGTCCATCGGCAGGCCTCCGCTCGACGTGTTGTTCGAGCTGCTGATCGAAAACGGCGGGTCAGTGCCGACGGTGTTCTTCCATCACAGCGAGGAGGACATGCGGTACGCGCTCGCGCAGCCATTCGTCTCGATTGGGTCGGACGGCAGCGCGGTGAACGCGGACGGCACGGTCGGACCGGCGCACCCGCATCCGCGCTTCTACGGCACGTTTCCGCGGGTGCTCGGCCGCTACGTCCGGGAGGCCAGGCTGCTGAGCCTCGAGGAGGCGGTGCGCAAGATGACCTCGGCCAACGCCGCCAAGGTCCGCCAGTTCGACCGCGGCCTCCTGCGTCCAGGGTTGTGGGCCGACGTCACGATCTTCGACCCGGCGCGGGTACTGGACCTCGCGACGTTCGAGCAGCCGCAACAATACGCCACGGGCATCGAGTACGTCATCGTCAACGGGACGGTCGTGATCGATCGCGGCACCCACACGCATGCGCGGCCGGGGCAGATTCTTCAAGGACCAGGCCGCGCGATCGATGTCGATGCGTCTCGCCAACGGCCCATGGGGCAGCGCTGA
- a CDS encoding ASPIC/UnbV domain-containing protein: MASYETSLSASDPRVLIGLGDHRGPVTAVITWPDGRQQRVTLAPGRYVRVEKP; the protein is encoded by the coding sequence ATGGCGTCATACGAGACGAGCCTCTCGGCCTCCGACCCGCGGGTCCTCATCGGCCTGGGTGACCACCGAGGGCCGGTGACGGCCGTGATCACATGGCCGGACGGCAGACAGCAGCGGGTCACGCTCGCGCCAGGGCGTTACGTGCGGGTGGAAAAGCCCTGA
- a CDS encoding DUF2252 family protein encodes MLRADPFTYFRFINRAWTERVCDAFAGVTSPTIVHLHGDAHVEQFALTKDAWGLDDFDDSTRGPAFIDVVRFLGSLDLAARQRGWTRHRDALWDRFFEGYRLALTNPDYQPRAPDIVGELQRQAPVTRAAYLSWGGRQMYPMDDARSQAVVAGMEALDRLVRAERPDLAPGYLAVRRAGWLRMGVGSATIRKVLIRVQGTTTDPDDDELLEAKEVVNLEGVSCLESPTDPLAVRVIDGARQLGRLRHDIFAVGPTLLIPGAPDRAEHWLDWWVSSWEPSYREVRISDLRTARDLGDIAFDSGVQLGAGKLVSARRPAPTTVMTLETRLRKETSTIIEELLAGWRELAGR; translated from the coding sequence ATGCTGCGGGCCGACCCATTCACGTATTTCCGGTTCATCAATCGCGCCTGGACCGAGCGCGTCTGCGACGCATTTGCCGGCGTCACCAGCCCGACGATCGTCCACCTTCACGGCGACGCCCACGTGGAGCAATTCGCGCTGACGAAGGATGCGTGGGGACTCGACGACTTCGACGATTCCACCCGAGGTCCCGCGTTCATCGATGTCGTCCGGTTCCTGGGCTCACTCGATCTCGCAGCCCGCCAGCGTGGCTGGACGCGGCACCGCGATGCGCTCTGGGACCGCTTCTTCGAGGGATACCGTCTCGCCTTGACCAATCCGGACTATCAGCCTCGCGCCCCCGACATCGTCGGTGAGCTGCAACGACAGGCGCCCGTGACGCGTGCCGCCTATCTCTCGTGGGGCGGGAGACAGATGTACCCGATGGACGACGCCAGATCCCAGGCGGTCGTCGCGGGCATGGAGGCCCTCGATCGACTGGTTCGCGCCGAGCGTCCGGATCTTGCGCCTGGATACCTTGCCGTCAGGCGCGCCGGGTGGCTGCGCATGGGCGTGGGCAGCGCCACGATCAGGAAAGTGCTGATTCGCGTGCAGGGCACAACAACCGATCCCGACGACGACGAGTTGCTCGAGGCCAAGGAGGTCGTCAATCTCGAGGGTGTGAGTTGCCTCGAGAGTCCGACCGATCCACTGGCGGTGCGCGTCATCGACGGCGCTCGACAGCTCGGGCGCTTGAGGCACGACATCTTCGCGGTTGGCCCCACGCTACTGATACCGGGGGCTCCGGACCGCGCGGAGCACTGGCTCGACTGGTGGGTGTCCAGCTGGGAGCCCTCCTACCGTGAGGTTCGCATAAGCGATCTGCGGACAGCCAGGGACCTCGGCGACATCGCCTTCGATTCCGGCGTGCAGTTGGGAGCGGGCAAGCTCGTGTCCGCCCGCAGACCAGCGCCGACGACGGTGATGACACTCGAGACACGGTTGCGGAAGGAAACCTCGACCATCATCGAGGAACTGCTCGCGGGGTGGCGGGAACTGGCAGGGCGATGA